The Triticum aestivum cultivar Chinese Spring chromosome 3A, IWGSC CS RefSeq v2.1, whole genome shotgun sequence genome includes a region encoding these proteins:
- the LOC123062803 gene encoding UDP-N-acetylglucosamine--peptide N-acetylglucosaminyltransferase 110 kDa subunit isoform X3, with protein MLEAQPPPPSRAMMLADLNVDPPESDGEDHPPTPKPNPAIAAAAVAAAAAAPVVPVDSSTRSCNEEGSLAKNTTVVKEPDTVECEDVEQHCPGASVSREEKVSNLKAALVNVARKMPKNAHAHFMLGLMYQRLGQPQKAIIAYDKSSEILLQDEQEVRRPDLLSSVRIHHAQCILQASMGDSFDEELDTSELSEILVKLKSSVELDPRQAAVWNILGLVLLRGGQLQSAISVFSTLTTVAPDYLDSLANLGVAYIQSGDLELSTKCFQELVLKDQSHPAALVNYGALLLCKYGSLAAGASGTVSAGSYLHQKEALVAAKECLLAAVRSDPKAASIWVNLANAYYMAGEHRNSKRCLEQAAKFEPNHMPARYAIAVHRIRDAVRLQCSDDQLIWAANEMATVLKEGDTSVVDLPVAWAGLAMAHRAQHEIAAAYDGEQTILNEAEERALYTLKQAIQEDPDDAVQWHQLGLYNMCTTQFSRSVNFLKAAIARSPECCYAWSNLGIALQLSNDPSSETVYKRALVLSSSQQSYAILSNIGILYRQHRLYELARKMLSRSLEICPGYAPANNNLGLVFVAEGRWEDAVSCFEKAVKSDDLLDAAKSNLAKALALAKKQ; from the exons ATGCTGGAGGCCCAGCCTCCGCCGCCCTCGAGGGCGATGATGCTCGCCGACCTCAACGTCGACCCGCCGGAGAGCGACGGCGAGGATCACCCACCAACCCCCAAACCCAaccccgccatcgccgccgcggccgtagcagccgccgccgctgctccggtGGTCCCCGTCGACTCCTCCACTAG GAGTTGCAACGAGGAGGGTAGTTTGGCAAAAAACACGACCGTGGTGAAGGAGCCTGATACTGTTGAATGCGAAG ATGTCGAGCAACATTGTCCAGGGGCTTCCGTTTCACGCGAGGAGAAAGTTAGCAACCTGAAAGCT GCTCTAGTAAATGTTGCCCGGAAGATGCCTAAGAATGCTCATGCCCATTTTATGTTGGGTTTGATGTACCAAAGGCTTGGTCAGCCACAGAAG GCAATAATAGCATATGATAAGTCGTCTGAAATATTGCTACAAGATGAACAAGAAGTGCGGAGGCCTGATTTACTCTCATCAGTGAGGATTCACCATGCTCAG TGTATTTTGCAAGCAAGCATGGGTGATAGTTTTGACGAAGAGCTTGACACTAGTGAATTGAGTGAAATCCTTGTTAAGCTGAAGAGTTCAGTTGAATTGGACCCCAGGCAGGCCGCTGTTTGGAACATTCTCGGTTTAGTTCTTCTTCGGGGTGGTCAACTTCAG AGTGCTATCTCAGTTTTTTCTACTCTCACGACTGTTGCTCCAGATTACCTGGACTCGCTTGCCAATCTTGGTGTTGCATATATTCAAAG TGGGGATCTAGAATTGTCCACAAAATGCTTTCAAGAGCTCGTTCTGAAAGATCAAAGTCACCCAGCTGCTCTGGTGAACTACGGTGCTCTCCTTCTATGTAAATATGGGTCTTTGGCCGCAG GGGCAAGTGGTACTGTCAGTGCAGGGTCTTATCTGCATCAGAAAGAAGCCTTAGTTGCTGCAAAAGAGTGCTTACTTGCAGCTGTGAGGTCTGATCCTAAAGCTGCATCGATATGGGTCAATCTTGCAAATGCATATTACATGGCTGGTGAACATAGAAATTCAAAGAGGTGTTTGGAGCAG GCAGCAAAATTTGAACCCAATCATATGCCTGCCCGGTATGCTATTGCAGTTCACCGTATCAGAGATGCTGTAAGATTGCAATGTTCTGATGATCAGCTTATCTGGGCTGCAAATGAGATGGCAACGGTTCTAAAAGAAGGAGACACTTCAGTAGTTGATCTCCCAGTTGCATGGGCGGGGTTGGCAATGGCTCACAGGGCACAGCATGAAATTGCAGCTGCTTATGATGGTGAACAGACAATTCTAAATGAGGCAGAAGAGCGAGCTCTTTATACACTAAAGCAG GCAATCCAAGAGGACCCGGATGATGctgttcaatggcatcagcttgGCTTATACAATATGTGCACGACTCAGTTTAGTCGATCTGTAAATTTTCTCAAAGCTGCAATAGCTCGTTCCCCAGAATGCTGCTATGCTTGGTCTAATCTCG GTATTGCGTTGCAGTTATCGAATGATCCGTCCTCTGAAACTGTGTATAAACGGGCACTAGTGCTATCGTCAAGCCAGCAGTCGTACGCAATCCTCTCGAACATTGGGATCCTTTATCGGCAGCACAGGCTGTATGAACTTGCAAGAAAGATGTTATCCAGGTCTTTGGAAATTTGTCCCGGATACGCCCCAGCCAACAACAATCTGGGGCTTGTGTTTGTCGCGGAGGGCCGTTGGGAGGATGCTGTAAGCTGTTTCGAGAAGGCTGTCAAGTCTGACGACTTGCTTGATGCTGCCAAATCGAACTTGGCAAAAGCCCTTGCGTTGGCTAAGAAACAGTAG
- the LOC123062803 gene encoding UDP-N-acetylglucosamine--peptide N-acetylglucosaminyltransferase 110 kDa subunit isoform X2: MLEAQPPPPSRAMMLADLNVDPPESDGEDHPPTPKPNPAIAAAAVAAAAAAPVVPVDSSTRSCNEEGSLAKNTTVVKEPDTVECEDVEQHCPGASVSREEKVSNLKAALVNVARKMPKNAHAHFMLGLMYQRLGQPQKAIIAYDKSSEILLQDEQEVRRPDLLSSVRIHHAQCILQASMGDSFDEELDTSELSEILVKLKSSVELDPRQAAVWNILGLVLLRGGQLQSAISVFSTLTTVAPDYLDSLANLGVAYIQSGDLELSTKCFQELVLKDQSHPAALVNYGALLLCKYGSLAAAGASGTVSAGSYLHQKEALVAAKECLLAAVRSDPKAASIWVNLANAYYMAGEHRNSKRCLEQAAKFEPNHMPARYAIAVHRIRDAVRLQCSDDQLIWAANEMATVLKEGDTSVVDLPVAWAGLAMAHRAQHEIAAAYDGEQTILNEAEERALYTLKQAIQEDPDDAVQWHQLGLYNMCTTQFSRSVNFLKAAIARSPECCYAWSNLGIALQLSNDPSSETVYKRALVLSSSQQSYAILSNIGILYRQHRLYELARKMLSRSLEICPGYAPANNNLGLVFVAEGRWEDAVSCFEKAVKSDDLLDAAKSNLAKALALAKKQ; encoded by the exons ATGCTGGAGGCCCAGCCTCCGCCGCCCTCGAGGGCGATGATGCTCGCCGACCTCAACGTCGACCCGCCGGAGAGCGACGGCGAGGATCACCCACCAACCCCCAAACCCAaccccgccatcgccgccgcggccgtagcagccgccgccgctgctccggtGGTCCCCGTCGACTCCTCCACTAG GAGTTGCAACGAGGAGGGTAGTTTGGCAAAAAACACGACCGTGGTGAAGGAGCCTGATACTGTTGAATGCGAAG ATGTCGAGCAACATTGTCCAGGGGCTTCCGTTTCACGCGAGGAGAAAGTTAGCAACCTGAAAGCT GCTCTAGTAAATGTTGCCCGGAAGATGCCTAAGAATGCTCATGCCCATTTTATGTTGGGTTTGATGTACCAAAGGCTTGGTCAGCCACAGAAG GCAATAATAGCATATGATAAGTCGTCTGAAATATTGCTACAAGATGAACAAGAAGTGCGGAGGCCTGATTTACTCTCATCAGTGAGGATTCACCATGCTCAG TGTATTTTGCAAGCAAGCATGGGTGATAGTTTTGACGAAGAGCTTGACACTAGTGAATTGAGTGAAATCCTTGTTAAGCTGAAGAGTTCAGTTGAATTGGACCCCAGGCAGGCCGCTGTTTGGAACATTCTCGGTTTAGTTCTTCTTCGGGGTGGTCAACTTCAG AGTGCTATCTCAGTTTTTTCTACTCTCACGACTGTTGCTCCAGATTACCTGGACTCGCTTGCCAATCTTGGTGTTGCATATATTCAAAG TGGGGATCTAGAATTGTCCACAAAATGCTTTCAAGAGCTCGTTCTGAAAGATCAAAGTCACCCAGCTGCTCTGGTGAACTACGGTGCTCTCCTTCTATGTAAATATGGGTCTTTGGCCGCAG CAGGGGCAAGTGGTACTGTCAGTGCAGGGTCTTATCTGCATCAGAAAGAAGCCTTAGTTGCTGCAAAAGAGTGCTTACTTGCAGCTGTGAGGTCTGATCCTAAAGCTGCATCGATATGGGTCAATCTTGCAAATGCATATTACATGGCTGGTGAACATAGAAATTCAAAGAGGTGTTTGGAGCAG GCAGCAAAATTTGAACCCAATCATATGCCTGCCCGGTATGCTATTGCAGTTCACCGTATCAGAGATGCTGTAAGATTGCAATGTTCTGATGATCAGCTTATCTGGGCTGCAAATGAGATGGCAACGGTTCTAAAAGAAGGAGACACTTCAGTAGTTGATCTCCCAGTTGCATGGGCGGGGTTGGCAATGGCTCACAGGGCACAGCATGAAATTGCAGCTGCTTATGATGGTGAACAGACAATTCTAAATGAGGCAGAAGAGCGAGCTCTTTATACACTAAAGCAG GCAATCCAAGAGGACCCGGATGATGctgttcaatggcatcagcttgGCTTATACAATATGTGCACGACTCAGTTTAGTCGATCTGTAAATTTTCTCAAAGCTGCAATAGCTCGTTCCCCAGAATGCTGCTATGCTTGGTCTAATCTCG GTATTGCGTTGCAGTTATCGAATGATCCGTCCTCTGAAACTGTGTATAAACGGGCACTAGTGCTATCGTCAAGCCAGCAGTCGTACGCAATCCTCTCGAACATTGGGATCCTTTATCGGCAGCACAGGCTGTATGAACTTGCAAGAAAGATGTTATCCAGGTCTTTGGAAATTTGTCCCGGATACGCCCCAGCCAACAACAATCTGGGGCTTGTGTTTGTCGCGGAGGGCCGTTGGGAGGATGCTGTAAGCTGTTTCGAGAAGGCTGTCAAGTCTGACGACTTGCTTGATGCTGCCAAATCGAACTTGGCAAAAGCCCTTGCGTTGGCTAAGAAACAGTAG
- the LOC123062803 gene encoding UDP-N-acetylglucosamine--peptide N-acetylglucosaminyltransferase 110 kDa subunit isoform X1 produces MLEAQPPPPSRAMMLADLNVDPPESDGEDHPPTPKPNPAIAAAAVAAAAAAPVVPVDSSTRSCNEEGSLAKNTTVVKEPDTVECEDVEQHCPGASVSREEKVSNLKAALVNVARKMPKNAHAHFMLGLMYQRLGQPQKAIIAYDKSSEILLQDEQEVRRPDLLSSVRIHHAQCILQASMGDSFDEELDTSELSEILVKLKSSVELDPRQAAVWNILGLVLLRGGQLQSAISVFSTLTTVAPDYLDSLANLGVAYIQRCELEITIPIFLCFTLLIYLSIFSGDLELSTKCFQELVLKDQSHPAALVNYGALLLCKYGSLAAGASGTVSAGSYLHQKEALVAAKECLLAAVRSDPKAASIWVNLANAYYMAGEHRNSKRCLEQAAKFEPNHMPARYAIAVHRIRDAVRLQCSDDQLIWAANEMATVLKEGDTSVVDLPVAWAGLAMAHRAQHEIAAAYDGEQTILNEAEERALYTLKQAIQEDPDDAVQWHQLGLYNMCTTQFSRSVNFLKAAIARSPECCYAWSNLGIALQLSNDPSSETVYKRALVLSSSQQSYAILSNIGILYRQHRLYELARKMLSRSLEICPGYAPANNNLGLVFVAEGRWEDAVSCFEKAVKSDDLLDAAKSNLAKALALAKKQ; encoded by the exons ATGCTGGAGGCCCAGCCTCCGCCGCCCTCGAGGGCGATGATGCTCGCCGACCTCAACGTCGACCCGCCGGAGAGCGACGGCGAGGATCACCCACCAACCCCCAAACCCAaccccgccatcgccgccgcggccgtagcagccgccgccgctgctccggtGGTCCCCGTCGACTCCTCCACTAG GAGTTGCAACGAGGAGGGTAGTTTGGCAAAAAACACGACCGTGGTGAAGGAGCCTGATACTGTTGAATGCGAAG ATGTCGAGCAACATTGTCCAGGGGCTTCCGTTTCACGCGAGGAGAAAGTTAGCAACCTGAAAGCT GCTCTAGTAAATGTTGCCCGGAAGATGCCTAAGAATGCTCATGCCCATTTTATGTTGGGTTTGATGTACCAAAGGCTTGGTCAGCCACAGAAG GCAATAATAGCATATGATAAGTCGTCTGAAATATTGCTACAAGATGAACAAGAAGTGCGGAGGCCTGATTTACTCTCATCAGTGAGGATTCACCATGCTCAG TGTATTTTGCAAGCAAGCATGGGTGATAGTTTTGACGAAGAGCTTGACACTAGTGAATTGAGTGAAATCCTTGTTAAGCTGAAGAGTTCAGTTGAATTGGACCCCAGGCAGGCCGCTGTTTGGAACATTCTCGGTTTAGTTCTTCTTCGGGGTGGTCAACTTCAG AGTGCTATCTCAGTTTTTTCTACTCTCACGACTGTTGCTCCAGATTACCTGGACTCGCTTGCCAATCTTGGTGTTGCATATATTCAAAGGTGTGAACTTGAAATTACCATTCCCATTTTCCTTTGTTTCACACTGTTAATATATTTATCAATTTTCAGTGGGGATCTAGAATTGTCCACAAAATGCTTTCAAGAGCTCGTTCTGAAAGATCAAAGTCACCCAGCTGCTCTGGTGAACTACGGTGCTCTCCTTCTATGTAAATATGGGTCTTTGGCCGCAG GGGCAAGTGGTACTGTCAGTGCAGGGTCTTATCTGCATCAGAAAGAAGCCTTAGTTGCTGCAAAAGAGTGCTTACTTGCAGCTGTGAGGTCTGATCCTAAAGCTGCATCGATATGGGTCAATCTTGCAAATGCATATTACATGGCTGGTGAACATAGAAATTCAAAGAGGTGTTTGGAGCAG GCAGCAAAATTTGAACCCAATCATATGCCTGCCCGGTATGCTATTGCAGTTCACCGTATCAGAGATGCTGTAAGATTGCAATGTTCTGATGATCAGCTTATCTGGGCTGCAAATGAGATGGCAACGGTTCTAAAAGAAGGAGACACTTCAGTAGTTGATCTCCCAGTTGCATGGGCGGGGTTGGCAATGGCTCACAGGGCACAGCATGAAATTGCAGCTGCTTATGATGGTGAACAGACAATTCTAAATGAGGCAGAAGAGCGAGCTCTTTATACACTAAAGCAG GCAATCCAAGAGGACCCGGATGATGctgttcaatggcatcagcttgGCTTATACAATATGTGCACGACTCAGTTTAGTCGATCTGTAAATTTTCTCAAAGCTGCAATAGCTCGTTCCCCAGAATGCTGCTATGCTTGGTCTAATCTCG GTATTGCGTTGCAGTTATCGAATGATCCGTCCTCTGAAACTGTGTATAAACGGGCACTAGTGCTATCGTCAAGCCAGCAGTCGTACGCAATCCTCTCGAACATTGGGATCCTTTATCGGCAGCACAGGCTGTATGAACTTGCAAGAAAGATGTTATCCAGGTCTTTGGAAATTTGTCCCGGATACGCCCCAGCCAACAACAATCTGGGGCTTGTGTTTGTCGCGGAGGGCCGTTGGGAGGATGCTGTAAGCTGTTTCGAGAAGGCTGTCAAGTCTGACGACTTGCTTGATGCTGCCAAATCGAACTTGGCAAAAGCCCTTGCGTTGGCTAAGAAACAGTAG
- the LOC123062804 gene encoding vacuolar protein sorting-associated protein 53 A, producing the protein MDKSSALEYINQMFPTEASLSGVEPLMQKIQSEIRRVDASILAAVRQQSNSGTKAKEELAAATNAVQELMYKIREIKTKAEQSETMVQEICRDIKKLDCAKRHITTTITALHRLTMLVSAVEQLQVMASKRQYKEAAAQLEAVNQLCSHFEAYRDVPKISELREKLKNIKKILKSHVYSDFTSLGTGKETEDEDLLQQLSDACLVVDALEPSVREELVKNFCSKELISYKQIFDGAELAKLDKTERRYAWIKRRLRSNEDTWKIFPPSWHVDYLLCIQFCKITRTQLVDILNNLKEKPDVATLLLALQRTLEFEEELAEKFSGGTTTARNRELESDDENEGTEHNKIVSDIRKKYEKKLGVPNDEAEQDKEKQKDLSVPGAGFNFHGIISSCFEPYMAVYIELEEKSLVEQLDKLIQEEKWEIEEGSQTNILSSSMQVFLVIRRSLKRCSALTKNQTLFNLFQVFQRILKAYAAKLYARLPKGGTGIVAAATGTDGQIRTSDRDEKMICYIVNTAEYCHQTSGELAENVAKIISSQFSDKVDVSDVQDEFSAVITKALMTLVHGVETKFDAEMVAMTRVPWSTLESVGDQSEYVNCISSILSSTVPALGSLLSPTYFQYFLDKLAASLGPRFYLNIYKCKHISETGAQQMLLDTQAVKTVLLDIPALGKQTTVAASYSKFVTREMSKAEALLKVILSPVDSVASTYRALLPEGTPLEFQRILELKGLKKADQQAILEDFNKHSPSIKHPTITPTAAPPVATATASVPMAPVPLPTQAVAASPSMSTALTGALANREDVLARAAALGRGAATTGFKRFLALTEAAKDRKDGPFRKLFNA; encoded by the exons ATGGACAAGTCCAGCGCCCTCGAGTACATCAACCAGATGTTCCCCACCG AGGCGTCGCTGTCGGGGGTCGAGCCGCTGATGCAGAAGATTCAGAGCGAGATTCGCCGGGTGGACGCCAGCATCCTCGCCGCCGTCCGACAGCAG AGTAACTCGGGAACCaaggccaaggaagaacttgctgcAGCCACAAATGCTGTTCAG GAACTAATGTATAAGATACGTGAAATAAAAACGAAGGCTGAACAAAGTGAAACAATGGTTCAAGAAATCTGCCGGGACATAAAGAAGTTGGATTGCGCCAAGAGGCATATAACAACTACAATAACGGCTCTTCACCGCCTTACTATGCTTG TTTCTGCTGTCGAGCAACTTCAGGTCATGGCCTCAAAGCGTCAGTACAAAGAAGCAGCTGCACAACTCGAG GCAGTGAACCAGCTGTGCAGTCATTTTGAAGCCTATCGGGATGTGCCAAAAATATCAGAGCTCAGAGAGAAACTCAAGAACATCAAGAAAATCCTCAAATCTCATGTATATTCAGATTTTACAAG CTTAGGGACTGGGAAGGAAACAGAAGATGAGGATCTATTGCAGCAGCTATCTGATGCTTGTTTGGTGGTTGATGCTCTGGAACCGTCCGTGAGGGAAGAACTAGTAAAGAATTTTTGCAGCAAGGAGCTTATCTCGTATAAGCAGATCTTTGACGGAGCAG AATTGGCCAAGTTAGACAAGACTGAAAGGAGATATGCATGGATTAAGCGTCGATTGCGGTCAAATGAAGATACCTGGAAAATATTTCCACCTTCCTGGCATGTTGATTATCTGTTGTGTATCCAGTTCTGCAAGATTACAAG GACCCAACTTGTCGATATCCTGAATAATCTCAAAGAAAAGCCAGATGTTGCAACTTTATTATTG GCGTTGCAAAGAACCCTTGAATTTGAGGAAGAACTGGCTGAGAAATTCAGTGGAGGAACCACGACTGCTCGGAATAGAGAGCTGGAAAGTGATGATGAAAATGAGGGTACGGAACACAATAAAATTGTTTCAGATATACGGAAGAAATACGAGAAGAAACTGGGAGTGCCCAATGATGAAGCTGAACAA GACAAAGAGAAGCAGAAAGATTTGTCAGTTCCTGGTGCTGGG TTCAACTTTCATGGGATTATATCATCTTGTTTTGAGCCATACATGGCTGTGTACATAGAACTAGAGGAGAAATCTTTGGTCGAACAATTAGATAAACTTATCCAG GAAGAAAAATGGGAAATTGAGGAAGGGAGTCAAACAAACATTCTATCAAGCAGCATGCAG GTGTTCTTGGTAATTAGAAGAAGCTTAAAGAGGTGCAGTGCATTGACAAAGAACCAAACATTATTCAACTTGTTTCAG GTATTTCAAAGAATACTTAAGGCCTATGCAGCAAAATTATATGCCAGGTTGCCAAAAGGTGGTACTGGCATTGTTGCAGCTGCTACTGGTACCGACGGGCAGATCAGG ACCTCTGACAGGGACGAGAAAATGATATGTTACATTGTAAATACCGCAGAATATTGTCACCAAACG TCTGGTGAGCTAGCTGAGAATGTTGCTAAGATAATTAGTTCTCAGTTTTCTGACAAGGTGGACGTGTCTGACGTTCAG GATGAATTCTCAGCTGTGATCACAAAAGCATTGATGACACTTGTGCATGGCGTAGAAACCAAATTTGACGCTGAAATGGTTGCAATGACTCGCGTTCCATGGTCGACTCTTGAAAGTGTCGGCGATCAATCCGA GTACGTGAATTGTATCAGCTCTATTTTGTCCAGTACCGTTCCTGCGCTAGGTAGCCTGCTTTCACCTACTTACTTCCAGTATTTCCTCGACAAA CTGGCTGCCTCGCTTGGTCCTCGGTTTTATCTCAATATATACAAGTGCAAGCACATATCGGAAACTGGTGCACAGCAG ATGCTTTTGGATACTCAAGCGGTTAAGACTGTTCTATTGGACATCCCAGCTCTTGGGAAACAG ACTACAGTTGCGGCTAGCTACTCAAAGTTTGTAACCCGGGAAATGAGCAAAGCTGAAGCACTCCTCAAG GTTATTTTGTCACCAGTTGATTCTGTTGCCAGTACCTACCGTGCTCTCCTTCCAGAAGGCACGCCTCTTGAGTTTCAGCGGATACTTGAGCTTAAG GGCTTGAAGAAAGCAGACCAACAAGCTATACTGGAAGACTTCAACAAGCACAGTCCCAGCATCAAGCACCCTACCATTACCCCCACAGCCGCGCCACCAGTTGCCACAGCCACAGCATCAGTCCCGATGGCACCAGTCCCGCTCCCAACCCAAGCCGTCGCAGCGTCACCGAGCATGTCCACCGCCTTGACGGGCGCTCTGGCCAACCGGGAGGACGTGCTCGCCCGCGCCGCAGCGCTCGGGCGCGGCGCCGCCACGACGGGGTTCAAGAGGTTCCTAGCATTGACAGAGGCGGCCAAAGACCGGAAGGACGGGCCGTTCCGTAAGCTGTTCAACGCGTAA